A single region of the Kwoniella botswanensis chromosome 1, complete sequence genome encodes:
- a CDS encoding ATP-dependent RNA helicase eIF4A has product MSDPKTETEGGLQMNGDLIESNWNQVVDNFDNMDLKGDLLRGVYAYGFERPSAIQQRAIMPIITGRDCIAQAQSGTGKTATFSISILQRIDTTVKKTQALILAPTRELAQQIQKVVIALGDYLNVDCHACVGGTAVREDMAKLAEGPHVVVGTPGRVFDMINRGALKSDAVKMFCLDEADEMLSTGFKDSIYDIFQLLPAETQVVLLSATMPPEVLDVTKKFMRDPIRILVKKDELTLEGIRQFYIAVEKEEWKLDTLCDLYETVTITQAVIFCSTRRKVDWLTQKLHEREFTVSAMHGDMDQAQREVIMKEFRSGSSRVLIATDLLARGIDVQQVSLVINYDLPASKENYIHRIGRGGRFGRKGVAINFVTQDDVKMLREIETYYNTQVDEMPLNVADLI; this is encoded by the exons ATGTCCGA CCCTAAAACCGAGACCGAAGGTGGTCTTCAAATGAACGGTGATCTCATCGAATCCAACTGGAACCAAGTTGTCGACAA CTTCGACAACATGGACCTCAAAGGTGACCTCCTCCGAGGTGTCTACGCCTACGGTTTCGAGAGACCTTCCGCCATTCAACAAAGAGCTATCATGCCTATCATCACTGGCCGAGACTGTAtcgctcaagctcaatcagGTACCGGTAAAACCGCTactttctccatctccattctTCAACGA ATTGACACCACCGTCAAGAAGACTCAAGCTTTGATCCTTGCTCCTACTCGAGAACTCGCCCAACAGATCCAAAAGGTCGTTATCGCTCTCGGTGATTACCTCAACGTAGACTGTCACGCCTGTGTTGGTGGTACCGCCGTTCGAGAAGATATGGCCAAGCTCGCCGAAGGACCTCACGTCGTTGTCGGTACCCCCGGTCGAGTCTTCGACATGATCAACCGAGGTGCCCTCAAATCAGATGCCGTCAAGATGTTCTGTCTCGATGAAGCCGATGAAATGCTTTCTACCGGATTCAAAGACTCCATCTACgacatcttccaacttctcccTGCTGAGACTCAAGTCGTCCTCCTTTCCGCTACCATGCCCCCTGAAGTTCTCGATGTCACCAAGAAATTCATGAGAGACCCTATCAGAATCttggtaaagaaggatgaacTTACCCTCGAAGGTATTAGACAATTCT ACATTGCCGtcgagaaggaagaatggaaaCTCGACACCCTCTGTGATCTTTACGAAAccgtcaccatcacccaAGCCGTTATCTTCTGTTCTACTCGAAGAAAGGTCGACTGGTTGACTCAAAAACTCCACGAGAGAGAATTCACCGTATCTGCCATGCACGGTGATATGGACCAAGCTCAACGAGAGGTCATCATGAAAGAATTCAGATCAGGTTCCTCCCGGGTCTTGATCGCCACTGACTTGCTCGCTCGAGGTATCGATGTCCAACAAGTTTCTTTGGTCATCAAC TACGATCTCCCAGCTTCCAAAGAAAACTATATCCACAGAATCGGTAGAGGTGGTCGATTCGGTAGAAAAGGTGTGGCCATCAACTTTGTCACTCAAGATGACGTCAAGATGCTCAGAGAAATTGAAACTTACTACAACACtcaagttgatgagatgcCTCTCAACGTAGCTGATCTTATTTAA